The DNA region AAGCTTATGTGAAATGCACATTAGATTGAGGCAGAAACGAAAACAGATTTATGTTTCTTTTCAGATTGTTACATCATAACAAGTTAAgccttgaaaaatcatctaagGACAATTTAAATCTCAATTCTAAATAAAATGGATTCAGCTACTTTATATTACCGGCCTCTATAAATTTTTACAGctataatatcataaaaatgaaatcagGTCAAATTTAGCAGACTTGGTTCCAGGTTCACCTGTAACAAAAAATGACGTAAATTGAACGAGCTAGTAGTTAATGCTGAGAAAGTACGCTGAGAATAATATATGAAaacctaactttgataaaaaccACAAATTTAAGAGGGCATAAAATAGTGATCATGAAGACTAGAGTAAAACATATGTAATAGTAAAATCTGAGCTTCAAAACTTACCTTCAGAGAAGAACCTTTAAGATCTGAAGCTTGCTTTACATATGATGATTTGGAGATCCCCTCAATATAACTCAGACCCCTAGTACTTGTTGAGGGTTTGGCTGAACTTGTGCAGGCATCAGCCATTGCAACATCTGGATCAGAGGTATTGGCTGGCCCATTCTCTCTTGCAGAAGCTCTTTCAGTAAGATGTTCCAAGGCAGACTCTATATTCTGTAGAATCCACTCATGAACTTGTCCAGCAGGTACCGGTACAGCAGGCATGTCTGGATCTGAATTGGCAAAAAATGGAGCTGCTTGGCTTAAAGAAATTCCTTCAGATCCCTTATCACCAAATTGAACCAGAAACCCAAGGTGCTCAAATCCTTCCATGCTCAAAACCTAAAAAACAGAGAAACCACTAAATAACAGCCATACAATGAAGCGCAAAATATATAAATGCCATAAGACAAATTGCAAATTTCCATACAGTTTAAAGAGTCGAAACTGTATATAGGCTAAACACATGCCCACAAACTTAGGTAAAGATTGGCAAGACAAATAACAAAGAACAACAATGATTCAATCGGCATGACAAGCAGGTGAAATTGTCCAAGCCAAAACACAACTGAAGTATCTCAGTCcacaatcagaattaatatcTAACAGAGAACCACCTGCCAGTATGCAAGAAATGAGCCTACTTCAACTAGATGATGCACTCTGCATCAGGCAGGGTAATCATCAGTGCCAAATGATGATTCTAATATCTCAATTCACTATGGCAGGCGATTATTTAAGGAAAGTGCTTTAGGCGTTTCAAAGATAGGAGAGCTCTTACTGGTCTATATCAGCATACAACACAGATATATTTATGTCTCCAGCACGCTTTAATATACCTTACTAATCTACCAGCTCTACCAAGTCAAATGCCAAAAGTAAATATCGCATTTCGCCTTCATTGTAATGTCCGCTTCCAGTTTTAAATTGCAAAGTATAAACTTCACCAAACTCAATAAAATGCAAAGTGATATGACATACCAAAGATTCTTCACCTTCCCCCTCAGCAGGTTCCGCCAAAAGATGAAGAATGTTAGCCATGTGCTTTTGCAAATAGGACAACTGATGAATCTCTTCATCAATTTGTGAAGGCATGAACCGACGGCTGTTGCTTCGCACAAGCTGCAATTTGAGCAACAGGCTTAAGTCTAAatccaaaataagaaaataataatgcaaATCGGTGGCAGTCAAAATTTCCAATGACAACATATCCAGTgaactcataatttttataaattgtagATCTCCACACTAAATTGGCACCTCATACACAACATAAATCACAGGGAAACTTTCAAAACGAATCTAGAACAGATAAAACATAATCAAACACAACTCGGTTAGCTACAAAACTGATATCAATAAAAGCAATAAACAATGCGAACCAATTCGTCCCACTAGAAGCACATTGCACAACATTAAACTACCACCAAGAAAACCCTCACCTGAAGGGGCGATAACGCTGACAAATACCCGTCAAAAGCGGACGTAGACGGCCACACGTCAGCAACCGCGGCGGAGTCCTTGTGTGTCCTCGGTAACAACCTCTTATACGACTGTAAATACAAAAACAGTATCAGATCCCTAAAATCCGCCCCAACCAAGTCAATCTCGTCGGGCTTGGCCTTGACAATCGGGTCGGAATCCGAGTGGAGAACCGAAGCAAGAGTATCGAGAACGAGCCGCGCATGGTCGACGGTGATCTGGAGCGATTCAGAGAGGATTTCCGAGTTGACTCGCTGAGTGGAAGCGAGCTTCTCTTTGAGCGGGATTAGGCTCTGGATCGGGTCGGTGAAGATGAGCTTGGGAATTGGCAAAAGGCCGTGCTCAAAGGACTCCCTCCGAGGATGAATAAGGGAATTCAGATTCGGAGTCGGGTCCGGATCTTCCCGTGAAGATGTTGATGGCTCAATTGAGTTGGCCAttctttttaatctaaaaataataatttggatAAAAGTGAGCGAGCGAGTGAGGCTTGgcgagaaaagagaaaagagagaacaGAACTGTATGTAGATCTTTAAT from Mangifera indica cultivar Alphonso chromosome 8, CATAS_Mindica_2.1, whole genome shotgun sequence includes:
- the LOC123223722 gene encoding TBCC domain-containing protein 1-like isoform X1 — translated: MANSIEPSTSSREDPDPTPNLNSLIHPRRESFEHGLLPIPKLIFTDPIQSLIPLKEKLASTQRVNSEILSESLQITVDHARLVLDTLASVLHSDSDPIVKAKPDEIDLVGADFRDLILFLYLQSYKRLLPRTHKDSAAVADVWPSTSAFDGYLSALSPLQLVRSNSRRFMPSQIDEEIHQLSYLQKHMANILHLLAEPAEGEGEESLVLSMEGFEHLGFLVQFGDKGSEGISLSQAAPFFANSDPDMPAVPVPAGQVHEWILQNIESALEHLTERASARENGPANTSDPDVAMADACTSSAKPSTSTRGLSYIEGISKSSYVKQASDLKGSSLKVINCHDSVIYILAPLRYATIYGCSDATIILGAVGKAVRVEHCERVHVITAANRVCIANCRECVFFLGVNQRPLIVGDNHKLQVAPYNTFYSKLEEHMAEVGIEATINKWDEPLALGAIDPHDSLSHPAGVSDVQAESASLLDPDHFTIFLIPNWYGGESPGSTKDNPFPLPDAYITSQKRNQENLGQVKQLLREVPLEENRKRELSSALHVYFKDWLYASGNIRQLYCLQGD
- the LOC123223722 gene encoding TBCC domain-containing protein 1-like isoform X2: MANSIEPSTSSREDPDPTPNLNSLIHPRRESFEHGLLPIPKLIFTDPIQSLIPLKEKLASTQRVNSEILSESLQITVDHARLVLDTLASVLHSDSDPIVKAKPDEIDLVGADFRDLILFLYLQSYKRLLPRTHKDSAAVADVWPSTSAFDGYLSALSPLQLVRSNSRRFMPSQIDEEIHQLSYLQKHMANILHLLAEPAEGEGEESLVLSMEGFEHLGFLVQFGDKGSEGISLSQAAPFFANSDPDMPAVPVPAGQVHEWILQNIESALEHLTERASARENGPANTSDPDVAMADACTSSAKPSTSTRGLSYIEGISKSSYVKQASDLKGSSLKAVRVEHCERVHVITAANRVCIANCRECVFFLGVNQRPLIVGDNHKLQVAPYNTFYSKLEEHMAEVGIEATINKWDEPLALGAIDPHDSLSHPAGVSDVQAESASLLDPDHFTIFLIPNWYGGESPGSTKDNPFPLPDAYITSQKRNQENLGQVKQLLREVPLEENRKRELSSALHVYFKDWLYASGNIRQLYCLQGD
- the LOC123223722 gene encoding uncharacterized protein LOC123223722 isoform X3; this translates as MANSIEPSTSSREDPDPTPNLNSLIHPRRESFEHGLLPIPKLIFTDPIQSLIPLKEKLASTQRVNSEILSESLQITVDHARLVLDTLASVLHSDSDPIVKAKPDEIDLVGADFRDLILFLYLQSYKRLLPRTHKDSAAVADVWPSTSAFDGYLSALSPLQVLSMEGFEHLGFLVQFGDKGSEGISLSQAAPFFANSDPDMPAVPVPAGQVHEWILQNIESALEHLTERASARENGPANTSDPDVAMADACTSSAKPSTSTRGLSYIEGISKSSYVKQASDLKGSSLKVINCHDSVIYILAPLRYATIYGCSDATIILGAVGKAVRVEHCERVHVITAANRVCIANCRECVFFLGVNQRPLIVGDNHKLQVAPYNTFYSKLEEHMAEVGIEATINKWDEPLALGAIDPHDSLSHPAGVSDVQAESASLLDPDHFTIFLIPNWYGGESPGSTKDNPFPLPDAYITSQKRNQENLGQVKQLLREVPLEENRKRELSSALHVYFKDWLYASGNIRQLYCLQGD